A region from the Natronoarchaeum mannanilyticum genome encodes:
- a CDS encoding M48 family metallopeptidase: MIEYHALLLALLVGSQALFSALAILNVRHGARESRANAEWLDERIGIESVDELIDYNRATAGLGQLQSWTLLALLLVALYAGALGDAVAALRGAGLGPITQGLAFFLGILLVQRIAQAPFDLYETFVIDEQFEFNEQTPRLWLRDAAVGTVVALVLGGALLGAVLWVIAAAPTWWWVGAWLLVVGFGLVMQILYPRVIAPLFNEFEPVADGELHDAVVDVFDRAGFETSDIYTMDASRRSSRLNAYFTGFGSTKRVVLFDTLVEQLSVPEIQSVLAHELAHWKKAHIWKGLGASAIRTGVAFAALGYLVDATWLYAMFDLPAEATYAGLFVAALFVYPLFGLTAPLVNRFWLGFEREADAFAVDVMGDGRPMADALAELARENLANPFPHPWYAAFHHTHPPIPERIRAVQSEDDPDDAAASA; encoded by the coding sequence ATGATCGAGTATCACGCGCTGCTGCTGGCGCTGCTGGTCGGCTCGCAGGCGCTGTTCTCGGCGCTGGCGATCCTGAACGTTCGCCACGGCGCCCGCGAGAGCCGGGCCAACGCGGAGTGGCTCGACGAGCGGATCGGCATCGAGTCGGTCGACGAACTGATCGACTACAACCGGGCGACCGCCGGCCTGGGACAGCTCCAGAGCTGGACGCTGCTCGCGCTCCTGCTGGTCGCGCTGTACGCCGGGGCGCTCGGGGACGCCGTCGCCGCGCTGCGCGGGGCGGGGCTGGGGCCGATCACGCAAGGACTCGCCTTCTTCCTCGGCATCCTTCTGGTCCAGCGGATCGCGCAGGCGCCCTTCGACCTCTACGAGACGTTCGTGATCGACGAGCAGTTCGAGTTCAACGAGCAGACGCCGCGGCTGTGGCTGCGCGACGCCGCCGTCGGGACTGTCGTCGCGCTCGTCCTGGGCGGCGCGCTGCTGGGCGCGGTGCTGTGGGTGATCGCGGCGGCGCCGACGTGGTGGTGGGTCGGCGCGTGGCTGCTGGTCGTCGGCTTCGGGCTGGTGATGCAGATCCTCTACCCGCGCGTGATCGCGCCGCTGTTCAACGAGTTCGAGCCCGTCGCGGACGGCGAGCTCCACGACGCCGTCGTCGACGTGTTCGATCGGGCCGGCTTCGAGACCTCCGACATCTACACGATGGACGCGAGTCGCCGGTCCTCGCGGCTCAACGCCTACTTCACCGGGTTCGGCTCGACCAAGCGCGTCGTGCTGTTCGACACGCTCGTCGAGCAGCTGTCGGTTCCCGAGATCCAGAGCGTGCTCGCCCACGAGCTGGCCCACTGGAAGAAGGCCCACATCTGGAAGGGGCTGGGGGCCTCGGCGATCCGGACGGGCGTCGCGTTCGCGGCGCTGGGCTACCTCGTCGACGCGACGTGGCTGTACGCCATGTTCGACCTCCCCGCGGAGGCGACCTACGCCGGGCTGTTCGTCGCGGCGCTGTTCGTCTACCCCCTGTTCGGTCTGACGGCGCCGCTGGTCAACCGGTTCTGGCTCGGCTTCGAGCGCGAGGCCGACGCGTTCGCCGTCGACGTGATGGGCGACGGCCGCCCGATGGCCGACGCGCTCGCCGAGCTCGCCCGCGAGAACTTAGCGAACCCGTTCCCCCATCCCTGGTACGCCGCGTTCCACCACACCCACCCGCCGATCCCCGAGCGGATCAGGGCAGTTCAGTCCGAGGACGACCCTGACGACGCGGCCGCGTCGGCGTGA
- a CDS encoding NAD-dependent epimerase/dehydratase family protein, translated as MSTETGDSVLIIGGTRFIGRFAVEEFRERGYDVTIFNRGNHENPFADDPDVEHIEGDRTDDGNLADAAAADPDVVIDCVAYKPKEVRTATRLFDDVDAYVYVSSGAAYGEEDVPKREDETTLCECTEEQARDDSHESYGPRKAEGDRAVFEAAAERGVNAMSLRPPVVYGPHDYTERFDYWIDRVNEHDRVIVPGDGTNLWHRVYVESVARALRVVAEEGEPGEAYNTGDRRLLTLQEAVETVADALDADVEVVTAGERELATAGLELTDFPLYRSYPHVMSTEKLANLGWEPVPVEEGIERAVEDHLESDRTGRENGPDREAEERVLGVLDTL; from the coding sequence ATGAGCACTGAGACGGGCGATTCGGTCCTGATCATCGGCGGCACGCGGTTCATCGGCCGGTTCGCGGTCGAGGAGTTCCGCGAGCGCGGCTACGACGTGACGATCTTCAACCGCGGGAACCACGAGAACCCCTTCGCCGACGATCCGGACGTCGAGCACATCGAGGGCGACCGCACCGACGACGGCAACCTCGCGGACGCCGCGGCGGCCGATCCCGACGTGGTGATCGACTGCGTCGCGTACAAACCGAAGGAGGTGCGGACGGCGACGCGGCTGTTCGACGACGTCGACGCGTACGTGTACGTCTCCAGCGGCGCCGCGTACGGAGAGGAGGACGTTCCCAAGCGCGAGGACGAGACGACGCTGTGCGAGTGCACCGAGGAGCAGGCCCGCGACGACTCCCACGAGAGCTACGGCCCGCGCAAGGCCGAGGGCGACCGGGCGGTGTTCGAGGCGGCGGCCGAGCGCGGCGTAAACGCGATGAGCCTCCGCCCGCCCGTGGTGTACGGCCCTCACGATTACACCGAGCGCTTCGACTACTGGATCGACCGCGTGAACGAACACGATCGGGTGATCGTCCCCGGCGACGGGACGAATCTCTGGCACCGCGTGTACGTCGAGTCGGTCGCCCGCGCGCTGCGAGTCGTCGCCGAGGAGGGAGAACCGGGCGAGGCGTACAACACGGGCGATCGACGGCTGCTCACGCTGCAGGAGGCCGTCGAGACGGTCGCGGACGCGCTGGACGCCGACGTCGAGGTCGTCACCGCCGGCGAGCGCGAACTGGCGACCGCCGGTCTGGAACTGACCGATTTCCCGCTGTACCGATCGTATCCGCACGTGATGTCGACCGAGAAGCTCGCGAACCTGGGGTGGGAGCCGGTTCCGGTCGAGGAAGGGATCGAGCGCGCCGTCGAGGATCACCTGGAAAGCGATCGGACCGGACGGGAGAACGGGCCGGATCGGGAGGCCGAAGAACGGGTTCTCGGCGTGCTCGACACGCTCTGA
- a CDS encoding helix-turn-helix domain-containing protein has translation MIVEFGVDEAPLEAAFRRAPEMEVEMEHLAATDEIPLRAFFWSYGDQFDRFEAGLGEDDGVERWTCLETKPGRRLYRVTHPPELPMVTLYQHAVEHDAIIRSATITSDRYRARMFVPDRDALASWREACGADGLSIDVCALYGAEQTPPERHHGLSEQQREALLAAADLGYFSIPRETSLAGLADQLGVSSQAVSERLRRGMENLVDGALVEDDGQK, from the coding sequence ATGATCGTCGAGTTCGGGGTCGACGAGGCGCCCCTGGAGGCGGCCTTTCGGCGGGCCCCGGAGATGGAAGTCGAGATGGAGCATCTCGCGGCGACCGACGAGATCCCGCTGCGCGCGTTCTTCTGGAGCTACGGCGATCAGTTCGATCGGTTCGAGGCCGGCCTCGGCGAGGACGACGGCGTCGAACGCTGGACCTGCCTCGAGACGAAACCGGGGCGGCGGCTCTACCGGGTGACCCACCCACCGGAACTGCCGATGGTCACTCTCTACCAGCACGCCGTCGAGCACGACGCGATCATCCGCTCGGCGACGATCACGTCGGACAGGTACCGCGCCCGGATGTTCGTCCCCGACAGGGACGCGCTGGCGTCGTGGCGCGAGGCGTGCGGAGCGGACGGCCTCTCGATCGACGTTTGCGCGCTCTACGGCGCCGAGCAGACGCCGCCGGAGCGCCACCACGGCCTCTCGGAGCAACAGCGCGAGGCGCTGCTGGCCGCCGCCGACCTGGGGTATTTTTCGATCCCGCGCGAGACGTCGCTGGCCGGGCTGGCCGACCAGCTCGGCGTGTCGAGCCAGGCCGTCTCGGAGCGGCTCCGGCGGGGGATGGAGAATCTCGTCGACGGCGCGCTCGTCGAGGACGACGGACAGAAGTAG